A single genomic interval of Asterias amurensis chromosome 1, ASM3211899v1 harbors:
- the LOC139936933 gene encoding tetratricopeptide repeat protein 13-like yields the protein MARTLNCFMTPSPRSITFFMIFAHVLTAVIAAKDSNHNVKVNVDVMYHMNGDDQHNQCNQETQKVSLSIPKEILDKVIHEQQRQLNRGRGGSLELNQLSNPSVADYKESSCAHCGLSVTPHLMQPFTVGELVQACESGDARMIPGACAQMAASWVEESSDPKIVETYSLAMVEKGLVPFATGNRKVDYQLAYGVVLLNTGRYDDAIYHLNYVVVDHPDLVGAYYTRGAAYAKKGVRFPVNAELALQDFTKAIELMPDAEEGWEKRAEVYSALGMHKEAMSDMTKAITIKPTAKLYAHRATVYFRDEDYIGATKDFLESVRINRHQPDIYHLLGLALYHQGKIKEAIKYYNEALKQNANFVDCLRSLAHAYRELGNFEKALEKFNAALVINPNHVQSLQLRGSLLYQAGHPREALPDFKACTSLEPHNNVCQYMKGLSYAAIGQFYQAIKSNIRLKVLHMPDPGSTEQDRVMYVRELSRYLHAHLDTPIGEYNIDSDLDGTMKDRWVKSKPFEAKGYVELPGLSPEISDVEDLDFFELSDDTRKLICTAERLGLLGQFEAEGFLPNKRAHMAMGLASIEVAQTMRLVWEKASANRVYRNHQGKRFGWRDVFNIAVKWRRLIDPDQPVLWIDMMPSSSMEAGFNNHMNLLRGQVFNIRFTKYFNVVFNLTKKMVAQHNGMMSQSGKGVNKFLSALDKVTSCDELLKLVKKQKIGDNTLPGFMVSTKMPSFKEKGQRLEGSIISLTGDVAGNVLFSLDTATTKKRTDQFHTEIDYIWVLLIDEMKKFPNTNKEIEPDSVVHLMLSIVYYFYNLMPLSKGSSSVAYSVAVGLILAIGKEVTGRIPKGNIVDVEALLCGSPENFTALMKTCMNIQRASTNITELPLVTETFPTLRTMMEALNAGAMACSFN from the exons ATGGCCAGAACGCTCAATTGTTTCATGACTCCTAGTCCTAGGTCCATCACATTCTTCATGATATTTGCTCACGTTCTTACGGCAGTCATTGCCGCTAAAGACAGCAATCATAATGTGAAAGTGAACGTGGACGTCATGTACCACATGAATGGCGACGATCAACATAACCAATGCAACCAAGAAACGCAAAAAGTGTCACTGAGTATACCGAAAGAAATTCTTGACAAAGTGATCCATGAACAACAGAGACAG CTAAATCGTGGAAGAGGTGGATCCCTGGAACTAAACCAGTTAAGCAACCCAAGTGTAGCTGATTATAAAGAGAGCAGTTGTGCGCACTGCGGCCTGAGCGTCACTCCACATCTCATGCAGCCCTTCACGGTTGGAGAACTTGTCCAAGCATGTG AATCTGGAGATGCACGGATGATACCAGGAGCCTGTGCACAGATGGCTGCATCTTGGGTTGAGGAGAGCAGTGATCCAAAAATCGTTGAG ActtattctcttgcaatggTGGAGAAAGGATTGGTTCCTTTTGCCACAGGTAATCGAAAGGTGGATTACCAATTGG CCTATGGAGTAGTTCTGCTGAACACAGGTCGCTATGATGACGCTATCTACCACTTGAATTATGTTGTGGTAGACCACCCTGACCTGGTAGGGGCCTACTATACAAGAGGGGCTGCATATGCCAAGAAGGGCGTACGG TTTCCAGTGAATGCAGAGCTTGCTCTGCAGGACTTTACCAAAGCCATTGAGCTCATGCCTGATGCAGAGGAAGGGTGGGAAAAACGAGCAGAG GTGTATTCAGCTCTTGGGATGCACAAGGAAGCCATGTCAGACATGACCAAAGCGATAACGATCAAGCCAACCGCTAAGCTGTACGCACACAGAGCAACGGTGTACTTCAGAGATGAG GATTACATTGGAGCAACGAAAGACTTCTTGGAGTCCGTTCGAATCAACAGACACCAGCCAGATATTTACCACCTGCTTGGCCTTGCTTTGTATCATCAAGGCAAAATCAAA GAAGCCATTAAATATTACAACGAAGCGCTCAAACAGAACGCCAACTTTGTTGACTGCCTGAGGAGTCTGGCCCATGCATACAG AGAACTTGGCAACTTTGAGAAAGCATTAGAGAAATTCAACGCAGCCTTGGTGATCAACCCTAACCATGTGCAGTCACTCCAGCTCAGGGGTAGTTTACTCTACCAGGCTGGCCACCCAAGGGAAGCATTACCAGATTTCAAG GCTTGTACCTCGTTGGAACCTCACAACAACGTCTGCCAGTACATGAAGGGGTTGTCCTATGCAGCAATAGGACAGTTTTACCAGGCCATCAAATCCAACATCAGACTCAAAGTACTACACATGCCTGACCCCGGAAGCACAGAGCAAGATAGAGTCATGTATGTCAGAG AGTTGTCTCGCTACCTCCATGCCCATCTAGACACGCCGATCGGTGAATACAACATCGACTCCGATCTAGATGGAACTATGAAGGACAGATGGGTGAAGAGTAAACCATTCGAAGCCAAGGGTTATGTAGAATTGCCTGGCCTGTCTCCTGAAATAAG TGATGTCGAAGATCTTGACTTTTTTGAGCTGAGTGACGACACAAGGAAACTGATTTGCACGGCCGAACGGCTGGGCCTGCTCGGACAGTTTGAAGCCGAAGGTTTCTTGCCTAATAAACGAGCCCACATGGCCATGGGCCTTGCCAGCATCGAGGTGGCGCAAACAATGAGATTAGTGTGGGAGAAAGCCAGCGCCAACAGAGTCTACAGGAATCATCAGGGTAAACGCTTCGGATGGAGGGATGTCTTCAATATCGCCGTCAAATGGAGAAG aTTAATAGATCCTGATCAGCCAGTGTTATGGATTGACATGATGCCGTCATCCAGCATGGAGGCGGGCTTCAATAATCACATGAACCTTCTCAGGGGTCAGGTATTCAACATCAGATTCACCAAGTATTTCAACGTAGTTTTCAACCTCACCAAAAAAATGGTGGCTCAGCACAA CGGGATGATGAGTCAGTCAGGGAAAGGAGTAAACAAATTCCTCTCCGCTCTGGACAAAGTGACCAGCTGCGATGAGCTTCTTAAACTGGTCAAGAAGCAGAAGATAGGAGACAACACACTGCCGGGTTTTATGGTGTCTACAAAGATGCCCAGTTTTAAGGAGAAAGGACAGCGTCTTGAAGGCTCCATCATCTCTCTTACTGGAGACGT AGCGGGCAATGTCCTGTTTTCCTTGGATACGGCGACCACCAAAAAGCGGACAGACCAGTTCCACACTGAGATAGATTACATCTGGGTGTTGCTGATTGATGAAATGAAAAAATTTCCAAACACCAATAAAGAAATA GAACCAGACTCAGTGGTCCATCTGATGCTATCCATTGTGTATTATTTCTACAACCTCATGCCATTATCCAAGGGATCCAG TTCCGTTGCCTACAGTGTAGCGGTGGGATTGATATTGGCTATCGGTAAGGAGGTAACTGGAAGAATACCAAAAGGGAACATTGTTGATGTGGAAGCGTTACTCTGCGGGAGTCCAGAAAACTTCACTGCACTCATGAAGACCTGTATGAATATccaaag GGCATCGACCAATATTACAGAGTTACCTCTGGTGACAGAAACGTTTCCTACTCTGAGGACGATGATGGAAGCCCTCAACGCTGGGGCTATGGCATGCAGCTTCAACTGA
- the LOC139940944 gene encoding uncharacterized protein, translating to MPCWYYEKDDLVNTPSSKDGIDGATETRYRKEGARFIIDAGTSQGLRYDTMATGVIYFHRFYMCHSFKDFPRFVTGAACLFLAGKVEETPKKCKDIIRMAKVMVPEHHFSTFGDDPKEEIMTYERILLQTIKFDLQVDHPYSYLLKYAKTLKGDKTKIQQLVQMAWTFVNDSLCTTLCLQWEPHIVAVAFLYLAGRLSKSDLLEWSGKNAKVKWWEQLADDVDLEIMEDICHLLLDLYATGQQPKPAVLQSKGATKRSRPKTPPVAGPETIKISDDSHASQQTQPDKSRETRSHSQSRGPPPPPSSSGSVAASSSHAKAHAVGKDHPDKPSTVKAPPPPLRSAPKESGVQQKSHVNPAVPAPPPQRPPVVSVAQSYPVPVSYPEPVPTSSYSGPPPVTSQVYPAYQHPPVDPTVSTAQPGYSQQQYPPTWNFPAQQVPPANTVHNYVQPAYNMNQPPPGYPPNPPPQVAMPPAVPPPPPQQQQQQQQQVIPQQPQMAPQPQGPPQQPPYSQPYSQYPPPPLNVPPPVNIPPPAHNMSVPPPLMGQPPPQLTKPPPMLGQPPPAQMPPNQPPPSQPFPNFPPPTSANQVYIPPPQPGFDMMRMPGPQNMPPSTPQGELSFPPNPSMGLATVRITGRDSGWQQPPRRPSHGGANESWNP from the exons ATGCCGTGCTGGTACTACGAGAAAGACGATTTGGTCAACACACCATCCTCAAAAGATGGAATTGACGGAGCAACTGAGACCAGATATCGGAAGGAGGGAGCTCGCTTCATTATCGATGCCGGAACATCTCAGGGACT ACGGTACGATACCATGGCTACTGGAGTCATCTACTTCCATCGCTTCTACATGTGTCACTCCTTTAAGGATTTCCCTCGCTTT GTAACTGGAGCTGCCTGTCTATTCTTAGCTGGTAAAGTTGAAGAGACCCCCAAGAAGTGTAAGGACATTATCCGCATGGCTAAGGTCATGGTCCCTGAACATCACTTCAGCACCTTCGGCGACGACCCCAAG GAGGAGATAATGACCTACGAGCGAATCCTCCTACAGACCATCAAGTTTGACCTCCAGGTGGATCACCCCTACAGCTACCTCCTCAAGTACGCTAAGACACTCAAAGGAGACAAGACCAAGATACAGCAGCTTGTGCAAATGGCTTGGACGTTTGTCAATGACAG TCTGTGCACAACCCTTTGCCTTCAGTGGGAGCCGCACATTGTGGCTGTTGCCTTCCTGTACTTGGCTGGTCGCCTGTCCAAGAGCGACCTGTTGGAGTGGTCGGGAAAGAACGCCAAGGTGAAATGGTGGGAGCAGCTTGCTGATGACGTGGACCTTGAGATAATGGAAG ATATTTGTCATCTACTGCTGGATCTTTACGCAACTGGCCAGCAACCCAAGCCAGCGGTACTACAGTCCAAAGGAGCTACTAAGAGATCTAGACCA AAGACGCCTCCAGTTGCTGGACCGGAAACCATAAAAATCTCTG ACGACTCTCATGCATCTCAGCAGACACAACCCGACAAATCCAGAGAGACTCGCTCCCATTCTCAGTCTCGAGGTCCTCCCCCTCCTCCATCCTCTTCTGGTTCAGTAGCTGCCTCATCCTCCCACGCCAAGGCTCACGCCGTGGGAAAGGATCATCCTGACAAGCCTTCAACCGTGAAGGCCCCGCCACCTCCCTTGAGGTCCGCTCCCAAGGAATCTGGAGTTCAGCAGAAGAGTCATGTCAATCCGGCAGTGCCTGCACCCCCGCCTCAAAGACCCCCGGTGGTCAGTGTAGCTCAGTCCTATCCAGTGCCCGTCTCGTACCCGGAGCCAGTACCCACGTCGTCGTACAGTGGGCCACCCCCGGTAACCAGTCAAGTGTACCCAGCATACCAACACCCCCCAGTGGATCCGACGGTTAGCACAGCCCAGCCTGGATACAGCCAACAACAGTATCCACCAACGTGGAACTTTCCCGCCCAACAAGTGCCACCCGCTAATACGGTTCATAACTATGTACAGCCTGCTTATAATATGAATCAGCCACCCCCAGGCTACCCTCCGAATCCACCCCCACAGGTTGCAATGCCACCAGCGGTGCCCCCACCCCCAccgcagcaacagcagcaacagcaacaacaagtGATTCCCCAACAACCACAGATGGCACCACAACCCCAAGGACCACCACAGCAGCCTCCTTACAGCCAGCCTTATAGCCAGTATCCACCACCACCTCTCAATGTCCCCCCTCCAGTCAATATACCCCCTCCCGCACACAATATGTCAGTACCCCCACCCTTGATGGGGCAGCCTCCACCACAACTAACCAAGCCCCCGCCTATGCTGGGCCAACCTCCTCCCGCTCAGATGCCCCCAAATCAACCTCCTCCCTCGCAACCTTTCCCCAATTTCCCCCCGCCAACCTCAGCAAACCAAGTATACATCCCCCCACCGCAGCCTGGTTTTGACATGATGCGGATGCCTGGGCCACAGAACATGCCCCCTAGTACTCCTCAAGGGGAGCTTAGCTTCCCCCCTAACCCCTCCATGGGTCTAGCAACAGTGCGTATAACGGGGCGAGATAGTGGCTGGCAACAACCACCTAGGAGACCATCACATGGGGGTGCCAATGAATCCTGGAATCCTTAA